One stretch of Xanthomonas sp. DAR 35659 DNA includes these proteins:
- a CDS encoding YitT family protein: protein MPDDGTVVTSGPLTPPADSAGTAQDARALRHSVAEDVQGMLLATLVASLGLAVFAKGGLMIGGMAGVAFLLHYALGWNFGVVFVLVNLPFYWLSVRRMGWEFTLKTFVAVAACGLLTDLLPRWAQYATMTPLYSALVGGALVGLAILFFIRHRASLGGVGILAVYLQRSRGWSAGKVQMGFDAALMLIAFCVLAPQQVLYSAIGAVVLSLVLMFNHRSGRYMGV from the coding sequence TTGCCCGACGACGGCACCGTCGTCACCTCCGGTCCGTTGACGCCGCCTGCCGATTCGGCCGGCACCGCGCAGGACGCGCGGGCGCTGCGGCATAGCGTGGCCGAGGACGTGCAGGGCATGCTGTTGGCGACGCTGGTGGCCTCGCTGGGCCTGGCGGTGTTCGCCAAGGGCGGGCTGATGATCGGCGGCATGGCCGGGGTGGCGTTCCTGCTGCACTACGCGCTGGGCTGGAACTTCGGCGTGGTGTTCGTGCTGGTGAACCTGCCGTTCTATTGGCTGTCGGTGCGGCGCATGGGCTGGGAGTTCACCCTGAAGACCTTCGTCGCGGTCGCCGCCTGCGGCTTGCTGACCGACCTGCTGCCGCGCTGGGCGCAGTACGCGACGATGACGCCGCTGTACTCGGCGCTGGTCGGCGGCGCGCTGGTCGGGCTGGCGATCCTGTTCTTCATCCGTCACCGCGCCAGCCTCGGTGGCGTCGGCATCCTGGCGGTCTACCTGCAGCGCAGCCGCGGCTGGAGCGCGGGCAAGGTGCAGATGGGCTTCGATGCCGCGCTGATGCTGATCGCGTTCTGCGTGCTGGCGCCGCAGCAGGTGCTGTACTCGGCGATCGGCGCGGTGGTGCTGAGCCTGGTGCTGATGTTCAACCATCGCTCCGGGCGCTACATGGGCGTGTGA
- a CDS encoding MFS transporter permease: MQTDNPYAAPTAALPDAPPMEAPIDALAALFAPSATKLALLCATSFGWYALYWFYRNWRALRLLPGRRRVWPVWRSVFSLIWVFACFRGLEHCIGAQRGALEGWLGPALVYVCLSLLSAWSPLFSLLTLLPCLPVLLVNQRLVLFKQARGLPRS; the protein is encoded by the coding sequence ATGCAAACAGATAACCCGTATGCCGCCCCCACCGCCGCGCTGCCCGATGCCCCGCCCATGGAGGCCCCCATCGATGCCCTGGCCGCGCTGTTCGCGCCGTCCGCAACGAAACTGGCGTTGCTGTGCGCGACGAGCTTTGGCTGGTATGCGCTCTACTGGTTCTATCGCAACTGGCGCGCGTTGCGCCTGCTGCCGGGGCGCCGACGCGTCTGGCCGGTGTGGCGCTCGGTGTTCTCGCTGATTTGGGTGTTCGCCTGCTTTCGTGGGCTGGAACACTGCATTGGCGCGCAGCGCGGCGCACTGGAGGGCTGGCTGGGGCCGGCGCTGGTCTATGTCTGCTTGAGCCTGCTGAGTGCGTGGTCGCCGCTGTTTTCGCTGCTCACATTGCTGCCCTGCTTGCCGGTATTGCTGGTCAACCAGCGCCTGGTCCTGTTCAAGCAGGCACGCGGCCTGCCGCGCAGCTGA
- a CDS encoding sensor domain-containing diguanylate cyclase: protein MTGWDAEAPPRMRAAAPRRPGALLMLSVVLVAAWLAGFELARVLGYQAHASLWFPPVAVTLAAFMVLGWRGAPAIAIACVLATLLSFYRTSGHAAVPDRAVLGYALLFTAQQFCIWGGLAWLLRRVGQGMSSTSLPRAVTYFILGGGVASLLSACLGGAGLVVTGAIDLPTMFAQSIPWAIGDYAGLLALGPLAILAVLRLAEALGIAPRPGIPRLSGMIAPSGSATGYLVKLGLLLGVTLVVMWLAAALPRQPAVVFALFVVVVIQLWIVHTHGMLQALVAIAAFSLLIALATPLLRLEAQALALQFAMISLAANSYFGLAVPGLYADNTRLRHALVRDPVTGALSRTGFLEQVLNDLQLVAEEPRPLAVIVADMDNLKAINDQFGHAAGDAALRAFVWRCRSCLRPGQLLGRRGGDEFALYLPLTTPERARGLIDALRAALAKPGEDDGFATGLSASFGLALCNRRDLDAEALEELLERADAAMYADKRKHRAVAVR, encoded by the coding sequence ATGACAGGCTGGGACGCCGAGGCGCCGCCCCGCATGCGCGCCGCGGCGCCGCGCCGTCCCGGCGCGCTGCTGATGCTGTCGGTCGTGCTGGTGGCGGCGTGGCTGGCGGGCTTCGAGTTGGCGCGGGTGCTGGGCTACCAGGCGCATGCGAGCCTGTGGTTCCCGCCGGTGGCGGTGACGCTCGCCGCCTTCATGGTGCTGGGCTGGCGCGGCGCGCCGGCGATCGCGATCGCGTGCGTGCTGGCCACGCTGCTCAGCTTCTATCGCACGAGCGGCCACGCGGCCGTCCCTGATCGGGCGGTCCTGGGCTACGCGCTGCTGTTCACCGCGCAACAGTTCTGCATCTGGGGTGGCTTGGCCTGGCTGCTGCGCCGGGTCGGTCAGGGGATGTCCTCGACCAGCCTGCCGCGCGCGGTCACCTACTTCATCCTGGGCGGCGGGGTAGCCTCGCTGTTGTCCGCCTGCCTGGGCGGCGCCGGGTTGGTCGTCACCGGCGCCATCGACCTGCCGACCATGTTCGCCCAGTCGATCCCATGGGCGATCGGCGACTACGCCGGCCTGCTGGCGCTCGGGCCGTTGGCGATCCTCGCGGTGCTGCGGCTGGCCGAGGCCCTGGGCATCGCGCCGCGGCCCGGCATCCCGCGTCTGTCGGGGATGATCGCGCCGAGCGGAAGCGCCACCGGCTATCTGGTCAAGCTCGGGCTGCTGCTCGGCGTCACCCTGGTGGTGATGTGGCTGGCGGCCGCGTTGCCGCGCCAGCCGGCGGTGGTGTTCGCGTTGTTCGTGGTGGTGGTGATCCAGTTGTGGATCGTACATACCCACGGGATGCTGCAGGCGTTGGTGGCGATCGCCGCCTTCAGCCTGCTGATCGCCCTGGCCACGCCGCTGCTGCGGCTGGAGGCGCAGGCGCTGGCGCTGCAGTTCGCCATGATCAGCCTGGCGGCGAACAGCTACTTCGGCCTGGCCGTCCCCGGGCTCTACGCCGACAACACGCGGCTGCGCCATGCGCTGGTGCGCGATCCGGTGACCGGGGCGCTGTCGCGGACCGGATTCCTGGAGCAGGTGCTCAACGATCTGCAACTGGTCGCGGAAGAGCCGCGTCCGTTGGCGGTGATCGTCGCCGACATGGACAACCTCAAGGCGATCAACGACCAGTTCGGGCACGCCGCCGGCGATGCCGCCTTGCGCGCCTTCGTCTGGCGCTGCCGGAGCTGCCTGCGGCCGGGCCAATTGCTTGGCCGCCGCGGCGGCGACGAGTTCGCGCTGTACCTGCCGCTGACCACGCCGGAGCGCGCGCGTGGGCTGATCGATGCGCTGCGCGCGGCGCTGGCCAAGCCCGGCGAGGACGACGGGTTCGCAACCGGGCTGTCGGCCAGCTTCGGCCTGGCCCTGTGCAACCGGCGGGATCTGGATGCGGAGGCGCTGGAGGAACTGCTCGAACGCGCCGACGCGGCGATGTACGCGGACAAGCGCAAGCATCGCGCCGTGGCGGTGCGCTGA